A single window of Jiangella alkaliphila DNA harbors:
- a CDS encoding sulfatase family protein, whose product MSGRPNIVLVVMDDLGYGDLSCMGNTILNTPRIDSIAAGGITLRHMYAASAVCTPSRAALLTGRYPQRVGLPKVLNPRDGTGLSEWEHTLPELLRDAGYRTAMFGKWHLGCRPEHYPTRHGFDEYAGLLYSNDMHPVELFEGEHISTADVDQATLTRAYTDHAIDFMERHSNEEAGRPFFVYLAHTMPHIPLHVEAEFRGRSAGGRYGDVVESLDHHVGRLLDALDDLGLADDTLVMVTSDNGPWFEGSTGGLRGTKLHTYEGGIRVPFVARWPGRIPAGAVSDQPACLFDLLPTLAGLAGGSVPQDRPIDGVDVSALLAGGSVPEPRPLFFFHWWTLNAVRSGRWKLHLDRFPRDPNRAQDRELPQLFDLELDPAETYDLKDRHPDVLEHLTDLARRFEDEIAGQREAAEARAAGRATAGHPADGGRPLSSR is encoded by the coding sequence ATGAGCGGCCGGCCGAACATCGTCCTCGTGGTGATGGACGACCTCGGGTACGGCGACCTGAGCTGCATGGGGAACACCATCCTGAACACGCCGCGGATCGACTCGATCGCCGCCGGCGGGATCACCCTGCGGCACATGTACGCGGCCTCGGCCGTGTGCACGCCGTCGCGGGCGGCGTTGCTGACCGGCCGGTATCCGCAGCGGGTCGGTCTGCCGAAGGTGCTGAACCCGCGCGACGGCACCGGCCTGTCGGAGTGGGAGCACACACTGCCGGAGCTGCTCCGCGACGCCGGGTACCGGACGGCGATGTTCGGCAAGTGGCACCTCGGGTGCCGGCCCGAGCACTACCCGACGCGGCACGGCTTCGACGAGTACGCCGGGCTGCTCTACAGCAACGACATGCACCCGGTCGAGCTGTTCGAAGGGGAGCACATCTCCACGGCCGACGTCGACCAGGCGACGTTGACCCGCGCCTACACCGACCACGCGATCGACTTCATGGAGCGGCACAGCAACGAGGAGGCCGGCCGGCCGTTCTTCGTCTACCTCGCGCACACCATGCCGCACATCCCGCTGCACGTGGAGGCCGAGTTCCGCGGCCGGTCCGCCGGCGGCCGGTACGGCGACGTCGTCGAGAGCCTGGACCACCACGTCGGCCGGCTGCTCGACGCGCTCGACGACCTGGGCCTGGCCGACGACACCCTGGTGATGGTGACCAGCGACAACGGGCCCTGGTTCGAGGGCAGCACCGGCGGACTCCGCGGTACCAAGCTGCACACGTACGAGGGCGGGATCCGGGTCCCGTTCGTCGCGCGGTGGCCCGGACGCATCCCGGCCGGCGCGGTTTCCGACCAACCGGCCTGCCTGTTCGACCTGCTGCCGACCCTGGCCGGGCTGGCCGGCGGTTCGGTGCCGCAGGACCGGCCGATCGACGGGGTCGACGTGTCCGCCCTGCTCGCCGGCGGTTCGGTGCCGGAGCCGCGGCCGCTGTTCTTCTTCCACTGGTGGACGCTCAACGCCGTCCGGTCAGGCAGGTGGAAGCTGCACCTCGACCGCTTTCCCCGCGACCCGAACCGGGCCCAGGACCGGGAACTGCCGCAGCTGTTCGACCTCGAGCTGGACCCGGCGGAGACGTACGACCTGAAGGACCGCCATCCCGACGTCCTCGAGCACCTCACCGACCTGGCGAGGCGGTTCGAGGACGAGATCGCCGGCCAGCGCGAGGCCGCGGAGGCCCGTGCGGCCGGCCGAGCGACCGCTGGTCACCCGGCGGACGGCGGCCGTCCCCTGTCGAGTCGATGA
- a CDS encoding MurR/RpiR family transcriptional regulator gives MAHDVVAALRGALPGLPPSERRIAEHVIASPAAVVDQTITELAASCSTSIASVVRFCRNVGFAGYREFRRALASSVGRDEVSLNRFGVSDSDIDPDDSARDVIAKLAFHEARSIEATAEGLDADALDHIAEAVVAAPRTDVYGVASSGLAAADLQHKLHRIGLTSYYWSDAHFALMSAAVLEPGCIAIGFSHSGLTVEIAEFLTAARRAGATTALITNFRNSPMAENADHVLTTSTSETAYRPANMSSRIAQLAVVDFLFVRIAQRLYRSSTPELQSTYDAVQRHRLDRGRPPSAG, from the coding sequence TTGGCACACGATGTGGTGGCGGCCCTGCGCGGCGCGCTCCCGGGGCTGCCGCCGTCCGAGCGGCGCATCGCCGAGCACGTCATCGCCAGCCCGGCAGCGGTCGTCGACCAGACCATCACCGAGCTCGCGGCCAGTTGCTCGACGTCCATCGCGAGCGTCGTGCGCTTCTGCCGCAACGTCGGGTTCGCCGGCTACCGGGAGTTCCGGCGTGCGCTCGCCTCGTCGGTGGGCCGCGACGAGGTGTCGCTCAACCGGTTCGGGGTGTCCGACAGCGACATCGACCCGGACGACTCGGCCCGCGACGTCATCGCCAAGCTCGCCTTCCACGAGGCCCGGTCGATCGAGGCGACGGCCGAGGGCCTGGACGCGGACGCGCTGGACCACATCGCCGAGGCCGTCGTCGCCGCGCCGCGCACCGACGTCTACGGCGTCGCCTCCAGCGGGCTGGCCGCGGCCGATCTCCAGCACAAGCTGCACCGCATCGGGCTGACGTCCTACTACTGGAGCGACGCACACTTCGCGCTGATGAGCGCCGCCGTCCTCGAGCCGGGCTGCATCGCGATCGGCTTCTCCCACTCCGGCCTGACCGTGGAGATCGCCGAGTTCCTCACCGCCGCCCGCCGTGCCGGCGCCACCACGGCACTGATCACGAACTTCCGCAACTCCCCGATGGCCGAGAACGCCGACCACGTCCTCACGACGAGCACCAGCGAAACGGCCTACCGGCCGGCCAACATGTCCAGCCGCATCGCCCAGCTCGCCGTCGTGGACTTCCTGTTCGTGCGGATCGCCCAGCGCCTCTACCGGAGCTCGACACCGGAGTTGCAGTCCACCTACGACGCTGTGCAGCGTCATCGACTCGACAGGGGACGGCCGCCGTCCGCCGGGTGA
- a CDS encoding golvesin C-terminal-like domain-containing protein, translating into MDRRIVRRSAAGCLALPLMIAALVAPAPATAAPMGVTDTGDTLVVSGETYDLRIVKDGFRYSFADSSGTLIAPAHAESGMRLRPEGATDFADAVDAELISRPNARVAIIEVTLEDGSRTTVNVRPFDSYVRISVGNLPGDGGTIDFRTGPVAPAYGLGDHGSWADGSTEQGESCNSRVRARPTTELTGLELDDVTNGGSCQRFISNFTVFPKQRFGQVWFEDGRKRVALTETENRLGAQGVDRVDALYYFAGRDLEQVYADYQHVRGEHGYYDARPNPEFFGLGWEAFGALRWDTYQSSVTETVQRFLDEGYPLSWGVVGSGFWPGARSTPEEGTTNSFGRWDDTAEPGRDDGLPNPRYPDPDALKRFFADNDVKLILGARNNFKALPEDGGNFVERNDGPSVHEAIERGYLVSDPDGTPTVITGAVFPDGHSYVLDGANDEAVDWFVERLREWGVDGWKEDAMLYTPRLYRDANWNPVLQAMHEAGDLVMARNAAYSLPGDILRINDTIYGTGENFHTDPDRMPINLLNFAASGVSSLYGDYVGGTPEVPMSDPSYQKYYVRNAQFDALQPVLAFGRGPWEMGRDDYAAAVKDVALWHESMRPYIYDAVLDGHETGFPYAMTPLPLAYPDDETTYGLANDTTRQYEWMLGESVLATPVFGADFETAQSRDVYLPAGKWIDIATGSVFQGPVTLDDYAIGYDRVPAFVGGKGVTVTGAGDDLRAQVYPIQRGSSYEFSDGADTSLIRNDNTGWDTASLTITDTSAGRTVEYDVDPVTGALSFPITAGHDYRLTGGGTAEHSVPLDTAPPAQVSGLSHADAGGSTTLRWDAATGARGYVVSVSGHGACPTGEEVVFGATTGATELTLGVAESAGGTYRVRAVNNVGAGPYSAGHAIVPPVDDDPGPIVVTDEGEPPTCDPEHPAYQETGTWSPSAVSGFDASRTRFSRQVGATATWRAVLEPGAYEVAVWFPANSICSTETTYTVQHAGGSADVPVDQCTTGGRWHSLGTYDFGGGLSAVTLTVGGGTVRADAVRFSPSP; encoded by the coding sequence GTGGACCGACGAATCGTCAGGCGATCCGCCGCCGGGTGTCTCGCATTGCCGCTGATGATCGCCGCACTGGTCGCGCCGGCACCGGCGACTGCCGCGCCCATGGGCGTCACCGATACCGGGGACACTCTCGTCGTTTCGGGAGAGACCTACGACCTGCGCATCGTCAAGGACGGCTTTCGCTATTCGTTCGCCGACAGCTCGGGCACGCTGATAGCTCCGGCGCATGCCGAGTCGGGAATGCGGCTGCGCCCGGAGGGCGCGACGGACTTCGCCGACGCGGTCGACGCGGAACTGATCTCCCGTCCGAACGCCCGCGTCGCGATCATCGAGGTGACGCTCGAGGACGGTTCGCGCACCACGGTGAACGTCCGTCCGTTCGACAGCTACGTGCGCATCTCGGTGGGGAATCTCCCCGGCGACGGCGGCACGATCGACTTCCGCACGGGCCCGGTCGCACCGGCCTACGGACTCGGCGACCACGGTTCGTGGGCCGACGGCTCCACCGAGCAGGGCGAGTCGTGCAACAGCCGGGTGCGGGCCCGGCCGACCACCGAGTTGACCGGCCTGGAGCTGGACGACGTCACCAACGGCGGCAGCTGCCAGCGCTTCATCAGCAACTTCACCGTCTTCCCGAAGCAGCGGTTCGGGCAGGTGTGGTTCGAGGACGGACGCAAACGGGTCGCCCTGACGGAGACGGAGAACCGGCTCGGCGCCCAGGGTGTCGACCGGGTGGACGCGCTGTACTACTTCGCCGGCCGCGACCTCGAGCAGGTCTACGCCGACTACCAGCACGTCCGCGGGGAGCACGGGTACTACGACGCCCGCCCGAACCCGGAGTTCTTCGGGTTGGGCTGGGAGGCGTTCGGGGCGCTGCGCTGGGACACTTACCAGTCGTCGGTGACCGAGACGGTGCAGCGGTTCCTCGACGAGGGCTACCCGTTGAGCTGGGGCGTGGTCGGGTCGGGCTTCTGGCCGGGCGCGCGGAGCACGCCGGAGGAGGGCACGACCAACAGCTTCGGCAGGTGGGACGACACCGCCGAGCCCGGGCGCGACGACGGGCTGCCCAATCCGCGCTATCCCGACCCCGACGCGCTGAAGCGGTTCTTCGCGGACAACGACGTGAAACTGATCCTCGGCGCCCGCAACAACTTCAAGGCCCTTCCGGAGGACGGCGGGAACTTCGTCGAGCGGAACGACGGCCCTTCCGTGCACGAGGCGATCGAGCGCGGCTATCTGGTCAGTGACCCCGACGGCACCCCCACGGTCATCACGGGGGCGGTGTTCCCCGACGGCCACAGCTATGTGCTCGACGGCGCGAACGACGAGGCGGTGGACTGGTTCGTCGAGCGGTTGCGGGAGTGGGGCGTGGACGGCTGGAAGGAGGACGCCATGCTCTACACGCCCAGGCTGTACCGGGACGCGAACTGGAATCCGGTACTACAGGCCATGCACGAGGCCGGCGATCTGGTGATGGCGAGGAATGCCGCCTATTCACTGCCGGGCGACATTCTCCGGATCAACGACACGATCTACGGCACCGGCGAGAACTTTCACACCGACCCCGACCGCATGCCGATCAATCTGCTGAATTTCGCCGCCAGCGGTGTCTCCAGTCTGTACGGCGACTATGTCGGCGGGACGCCGGAAGTGCCGATGAGCGATCCGTCGTACCAGAAGTACTACGTCCGCAATGCTCAGTTCGACGCGCTGCAGCCGGTGCTGGCGTTCGGGCGCGGCCCGTGGGAAATGGGCCGGGACGACTACGCGGCCGCCGTGAAAGACGTGGCGCTGTGGCACGAGTCGATGCGTCCGTACATCTACGACGCGGTCCTGGACGGACACGAGACCGGCTTCCCCTACGCCATGACGCCGCTGCCCCTGGCCTATCCCGACGACGAGACGACGTATGGGCTGGCCAACGACACGACCCGCCAGTACGAATGGATGCTCGGTGAGTCCGTGCTCGCGACGCCGGTGTTCGGCGCCGACTTCGAGACGGCGCAGTCGCGCGACGTGTACCTCCCGGCCGGGAAGTGGATCGACATCGCGACCGGGTCGGTCTTCCAGGGGCCGGTCACGCTCGACGACTACGCCATCGGCTACGACCGCGTGCCGGCGTTCGTCGGCGGCAAGGGCGTCACCGTCACCGGAGCCGGCGACGACCTGCGGGCCCAGGTGTACCCGATCCAGCGGGGCTCGAGCTACGAGTTCAGCGACGGCGCCGACACGTCCCTGATCCGCAACGACAACACCGGCTGGGACACCGCCTCCCTCACGATCACCGACACGTCCGCGGGCCGGACGGTGGAGTACGACGTCGATCCGGTCACCGGGGCGCTGTCGTTCCCGATCACGGCCGGCCACGACTACCGGCTCACCGGCGGCGGCACCGCTGAGCACAGCGTGCCGCTGGACACCGCGCCGCCCGCGCAGGTCAGCGGCCTCTCGCACGCCGACGCCGGCGGCTCGACGACCCTGCGGTGGGACGCGGCCACCGGCGCCCGCGGTTACGTGGTGTCGGTCAGCGGCCACGGCGCCTGCCCGACCGGCGAGGAGGTCGTCTTCGGCGCCACGACCGGCGCGACCGAACTCACACTCGGCGTGGCCGAGTCGGCCGGCGGGACCTACCGGGTGCGGGCGGTCAACAACGTCGGCGCCGGCCCGTACTCTGCCGGCCACGCCATCGTGCCGCCCGTCGACGACGACCCCGGCCCGATCGTCGTCACCGACGAGGGCGAACCGCCCACCTGCGACCCCGAGCACCCGGCGTACCAGGAGACGGGGACGTGGTCGCCCAGCGCGGTGAGCGGATTCGACGCGTCCAGAACCCGGTTCAGCCGGCAGGTCGGCGCGACCGCGACCTGGCGAGCCGTCCTGGAGCCCGGCGCCTACGAGGTGGCCGTCTGGTTCCCGGCGAACAGCATCTGCAGCACCGAGACCACGTACACCGTCCAGCACGCGGGCGGGTCGGCGGACGTCCCGGTGGATCAGTGCACCACCGGTGGCCGGTGGCACTCGCTCGGCACTTACGACTTCGGCGGCGGGTTGTCGGCGGTGACGCTTACGGTAGGCGGCGGGACCGTGCGGGCCGACGCCGTGCGTTTCAGTCCCAGCCCGTGA
- a CDS encoding carbon-nitrogen hydrolase family protein translates to MPEQPQTTLRIAVAQSTVRDDPTDADGLRASAAQVRRLMTDAAAAGARLVHFTEGAICFPSKYVLSELGPDEVGPADWSRADWAVLDDELRRIVALAGELAIWTVIAAVHRAPGSERPHNSLYVVSDQGAVAARYDERTLSNTKLTYMYTPGSRPVTFDVDGYRFGLALGMDAHFPELFTEYERLDVDGVLVSYETGGVPGRETVATEVRGYAAANSYWVGLAVPAEAGAPFAGVIGPRGEWSAACPADGVPAIAVTDVHRDDTVGPLARDWRRRTRGRIGV, encoded by the coding sequence ATGCCGGAACAGCCCCAGACCACCCTGCGGATCGCCGTCGCACAGTCGACGGTCCGCGACGATCCCACCGACGCCGACGGGCTGCGCGCGAGCGCGGCGCAGGTCCGCCGGCTGATGACCGACGCGGCCGCGGCCGGTGCCCGCCTGGTGCACTTCACCGAGGGCGCCATCTGCTTCCCGAGCAAGTACGTGCTCTCCGAGCTCGGGCCGGACGAGGTCGGGCCGGCCGACTGGAGCCGGGCCGACTGGGCGGTGCTCGACGACGAGCTGCGCCGCATCGTTGCGCTGGCGGGCGAGCTGGCGATCTGGACGGTGATCGCTGCCGTCCACCGCGCGCCCGGCTCGGAACGTCCGCACAACAGCCTGTACGTCGTGTCCGACCAGGGCGCGGTGGCCGCGCGCTACGACGAGCGGACGCTGTCGAACACGAAGCTCACGTACATGTACACGCCCGGCTCGCGGCCCGTCACCTTCGACGTCGACGGCTACCGGTTCGGCCTCGCGCTCGGCATGGACGCGCACTTCCCCGAGCTGTTCACCGAGTACGAGCGCCTGGACGTCGACGGCGTGCTGGTGTCGTACGAAACGGGCGGCGTGCCCGGCCGCGAGACGGTGGCGACCGAGGTCCGTGGGTACGCGGCGGCGAACAGCTACTGGGTCGGCCTCGCCGTCCCGGCCGAGGCCGGTGCGCCGTTCGCGGGGGTGATCGGCCCACGCGGCGAGTGGTCGGCCGCCTGCCCGGCCGACGGCGTCCCCGCCATCGCCGTCACCGACGTCCACCGCGACGACACCGTCGGCCCGCTCGCCCGCGACTGGCGCCGTCGCACCCGCGGCCGCATCGGCGTCTGA
- a CDS encoding MerR family transcriptional regulator — MRIGELARRTGATERALRYYEEQNLLKPARLPSGYRDYAPSDIEAVRHVRSLLAAGLPSHLIAELLPCMVDTGDGLMPGCRSMLEPLESERDRLTSAIDELTTARTLLAALIDRTPEDDSEYDAWMAAHASA, encoded by the coding sequence ATGCGCATCGGCGAACTGGCCCGGCGGACCGGCGCGACGGAGCGCGCGCTGCGCTACTACGAAGAGCAGAACCTGCTGAAGCCGGCCCGCCTGCCCAGCGGCTACCGCGACTATGCGCCGTCCGACATCGAGGCCGTGCGGCATGTGCGGTCGCTGCTGGCGGCCGGGCTGCCGAGCCACCTGATCGCCGAGCTGCTGCCGTGCATGGTCGACACCGGCGACGGCCTGATGCCCGGCTGCCGGTCGATGCTCGAGCCGCTGGAGTCCGAGCGCGACCGCCTGACGTCGGCCATCGACGAGCTGACGACGGCGCGCACCCTGCTGGCCGCGCTGATCGACCGCACCCCCGAGGACGACTCCGAGTACGACGCCTGGATGGCGGCGCACGCGTCCGCCTGA
- a CDS encoding NAD(P)-dependent oxidoreductase, protein MTTSPQVTMLGLGNMGQALARAFLAHGHPITVWNRSPEKGDALVAASARRAVTVADAVAGADLVVVCVVDYVAARQLLEPAAAALRGRTVVNLTADSPDAARELAGWAAGHGIDYLDGSIMTPTVTIDTPDAVLIYSGPADLYERHTATLAALGGAQHHLGTDPGRAAAFDVALLDLFWTAVSGLSHAFALAKAEGIDGADFAPFAEGLTSLLLSSVDEHAARLDEGNYDADVATLATIAAGVEHVVEASGRAGLDTSVQQAVLAQMRRAIDAGHGGDDVSRLTAALLSDRRPKWASLRH, encoded by the coding sequence ATGACGACATCTCCGCAGGTCACCATGCTCGGGCTGGGCAACATGGGCCAGGCCCTCGCCCGCGCCTTCCTCGCCCACGGCCACCCCATCACCGTCTGGAACCGCTCCCCGGAGAAGGGCGACGCGCTGGTCGCGGCGAGCGCGCGGCGGGCCGTGACCGTCGCGGACGCGGTCGCCGGCGCGGACCTCGTCGTCGTGTGCGTGGTCGACTACGTGGCCGCGCGGCAACTGCTCGAACCGGCCGCCGCGGCGCTGCGCGGGCGCACCGTCGTGAACCTCACCGCCGACTCCCCCGACGCCGCGCGCGAGCTGGCCGGCTGGGCCGCCGGCCACGGCATCGACTACCTCGACGGGTCGATCATGACGCCGACGGTCACCATCGACACGCCCGACGCGGTGCTGATCTACAGCGGGCCGGCCGATCTCTACGAGCGGCACACGGCGACGCTCGCCGCGCTCGGCGGTGCGCAGCACCACCTCGGCACCGACCCGGGCCGGGCCGCCGCCTTCGACGTCGCGCTGCTGGACCTGTTCTGGACCGCGGTCTCCGGCCTGTCGCACGCGTTCGCGCTGGCCAAGGCCGAGGGCATCGACGGCGCCGACTTCGCCCCGTTCGCCGAAGGGCTGACCAGCCTGCTGCTGAGCTCCGTCGACGAGCACGCCGCCAGGCTGGACGAGGGCAACTACGACGCCGACGTCGCGACGCTGGCGACGATCGCCGCCGGGGTGGAGCACGTCGTCGAGGCCTCGGGGCGGGCCGGGCTGGACACCAGCGTCCAGCAGGCCGTGCTCGCACAGATGCGCCGAGCCATCGACGCCGGGCACGGCGGCGACGACGTGTCGCGGCTCACGGCCGCACTGCTGTCCGACCGCCGCCCCAAGTGGGCATCTTTGCGCCATTGA